The following DNA comes from Mycolicibacterium aromaticivorans JS19b1 = JCM 16368.
CACCGATCACTGAGCTCGCCAGCAGGATCAGAAGCGTCCAGCCGATGCCCACCGACCAGGTCAGGGCGGCCAGCACCGCGAGCTCGACCACGGCGTAGAGGAAGAACGTCCGCATCACCATGTACTGGCAACGACTCGGGTACCGGCAGGTTCCGGTTGCTGCTGATAGCAGCCTGAGAGTTCGGTTACGCGGTGATCTCGAGCGCGACGTGCACCTTGTCGATGCCGCCGCGAACCATGCTGTGCAGATAGAACCACCAGGAATGCTGCCAGTAGCGGCGCAGCACCTTGCTGTAGACAGCGTGGGTCTCCGAATCCGCAGCAGCGCGCGGCCTCGGCTGGCCGGCCGAGCGAATGGCTGCAATGGTGACCCGGGGGTGTTGCGGATCCGCTTCACCTTCCAGGACACCCGGTCGGTGATGACCAGCATACGGTCACCGTCCGGCACGCCCCAGATGGCCGTCGGCTTGGGTTTGCCGTCCTTGGTGAACGTGGTGAGCAGCAGATATTTCGATTGGGCGACGTCGTGGAAGGTGGGCGCATGGGTCAGGCGGCCGCAGTTCCAGGCCGACGTTGCGCGTGCTGCCGCCGCGCAGCTTGGAGAAGAAATTGAACACTTTGCGAGCAGCCCATACCGCTTGCCGATCGCGTCGTACACCCGCTCGATCTGCCGGGAGTCGTCGAGGATGCTGGCGACCGCCTCCACGGCTTCGCCCTTGACGTTGCCACTGCGGTCACAGACGGCCAGGGTCACCCGCGGGGTGTTCCGAATCCGCTTGACCTTCCAGGAGTCCTTGCCGGTGATCACCAGAGCACGGTCTCCGTCCGGAGCGATCCAGATCGGTGTCGGCTTGGGCCTGCCGTCCTTCGTGAAGGTGTCAGCGAGACGTACTGGGACTTGATCACTTCGCCGAAGCTGGGAGCCATCCGACCAATGTATCTGGTGCCGGAACGAACCTAGCGTGCCTCGAGGTCGCCTTCGGTCTCCAAGAGCACCTGGCGCAGCCCGTCCAGCGTCGCCGGATCCGGGTTCTCCCACATGGCGCGCCCGACCGCC
Coding sequences within:
- a CDS encoding FxsA family protein — protein: MVMRTFFLYAVVELAVLAALTWSVGIGWTLLILLASSVIGVALAGSQVKKQILKLSTAPTRRRGGRQHARRTRHRPDVRP